In Corynebacterium frankenforstense DSM 45800, the DNA window ATGACCTCGGTGTAGGCCTGGATGTTGTTGAACTTGGAGTCGAGCAGGCCGGCCATCACGGCGTTCGGCACGTTGCCCACGCCGGACTGCATGATGTAGCCGTCGTAGCTCAGGCGGCCCGCGGCGACCTCGGCCTCGAGGAAGTCGAGGAAGTTGCCGGCGATCTTCTCGGAGATCTCGTCGGCCGGCTTGAACGGGGCGTTGCGGTCGGCCTCGTCGGTCTTGACGATCGCGACGATCTTCTCCGGGTCGACCTCGATGTACGGGGTGCCGATGCGGTCACCCGGCTTGGTGATCGGGATCGGGACACGGTTCGGCAGCTTCGGCATCTCCCAGATGTCGTGCATGCCCTCGAGCTCCAGGGACTGCCACTCGTTGATCTCGATGATGATCTTGTCGGCGGCGTCCATGTACTCGACGTTGTTGCCCACGGCGGAGGACGGCACGACGTTGCCCTCCTCGGTGATGCGCACGGCCTCGATGACGGCGACGTCGACGTCGATGAAGTTCTGCTGGACCAGCATGCCCATGTGGGACAGGTGGATGTCCTGGTACTTCATCGCGGCCGAGTTGATGGCCTTACGCATCGACGGGTCGGACTGGTAGGGCGCGCGGTAGTTGATCGCGTCGGCCTCGGCGAGCACACCATCGCAGTCGGGGGCGGTGGACGCGCCGGTGAGCACGTTGATCTTGTAGTCGTTGCCGGCGGCGTGCTCCTTCTTGGCGCGCTCGGCGATGGCGGTCGGCAGCGCCTTGGGGTAACCGGCGCCGGTGAACCCGGACATGCCCACGGTCGCGCCGTTGTCGATGAACTGCGCCGCCTCCTCGGCGGACATGACCTTGCCCTGCAGGGCTGC includes these proteins:
- a CDS encoding acetyl-CoA hydrolase/transferase family protein codes for the protein MSERIANAALQGKVMSAEEAAQFIDNGATVGMSGFTGAGYPKALPTAIAERAKKEHAAGNDYKINVLTGASTAPDCDGVLAEADAINYRAPYQSDPSMRKAINSAAMKYQDIHLSHMGMLVQQNFIDVDVAVIEAVRITEEGNVVPSSAVGNNVEYMDAADKIIIEINEWQSLELEGMHDIWEMPKLPNRVPIPITKPGDRIGTPYIEVDPEKIVAIVKTDEADRNAPFKPADEISEKIAGNFLDFLEAEVAAGRLSYDGYIMQSGVGNVPNAVMAGLLDSKFNNIQAYTEVIQDGMVDLIDSGKMTVASATSFSLSPEYAHKMNEEASNYREHIILRPQQISNHPEVIRRVGLIATNGMIESDIYGNINSTNVSGTRMMNGIGGSGDFTRNAYISSFISPSEAKDGKISTIVPFASHIDHTEHDAMVVITEYGYADLRGLAPRDRVAKMIAIAHPDYRAQLEEYYERALKGKALHTPHDLGTAFSFHINLAENGTMRLD